GTCGCGGCGCGGGACATCGACGTGATCGAGCTCCACGACGCCTTCGCGATCGAGGAGCTGCAATACCTGGAGACGATGGGGATCGTGCCCGAGGGCGGGGCGCCGTCGGCGCTGCGGGACGGCGAGCTCGCGATCGGTGGCCGGGTCGCCGTGAGTCCCTCGGGAGGCCTGCTGGCCATGGGCCACCCGATCGGCCCGACGGGGGTCGCCCAGATCGTCGAGGTCACACAGCAGCTCCGGGGCGAGGCCGGCGTGCGCCAGCAGCCCGGAGCCCGGCACGGGCTGGCTCACCTCGTGGGCGTCGGAGCCGTGTGCGTGGTGCACGTGCTCGCCGCACCTGCCTGACGGACCTGCCGGCTCCGTCGACCGCCCGGGCGGTCGACGGGGTCAGCCCCCTGCCGGGCCGGCCAGCGCGTCGACGGTCTGGTACGCCGCAGCGGTGACCGCGTCGAGGTCGACCCGTGTCGGGTCCACGAGGTACTGCAGCACGATGCCGCGCAGGAAGGCCTCGATGACGATCGCGTGGGCGCCGGGGTCGATCCCGGCGCGGATGCTGCCGTCGGCCAGCCCCCGCTCGAGGAAGCGCGCCAGGTCGTCCCGGAACGACTGGTAGGTCTCGCGCACCGCGTCCGTCACCGGCCCGGGCTCCCCGATGGAGTCGGTACCGAGGACCAGCATGACCTTGGCGGGCCGCGGGTCGGCCCGGAAGCGGTCGAGGTAGGTCCGCACCATCCCGCGCACCTCGTCGTACCCGGTGCGGGACGGGTCGTGCTGCGCCTGGTCGTGGTACTGCTCGCGGATCACCGCGATGACCCCCTCGACGAGCGCCACCTTGGTGCCGAAGTGGTACGCGACCAGGCCGCGGCTGAGCCCGGCGACCTCCTGGATGCGGGTGAACGTCAGCCGGCGGTAGCCCTCCTCCGCCAGGATGTCGATCGCCGCAGCGATCAGCGTGCGCCGCGCGGCCTGGCTGCGCTCCTCCTGCGTCGCCGTCTCGCCCGCCACGATCCCCCCGCTCCGCCGACAGCCGGCGCACCACTTCCAGTACGAGCGTTCAGGATATCGCAGGCAGCATCCTCGTCCGCCGCTCGGCTCAGACCGCTCGCGGGCCCTCCGGATCGGTGTCGGCCAGGTCGGTCTCGATGACCACCCGCTCCTTGCGCACGGGCACGGTGCGGGTCTCGTACTCCGTCGTGATGAAGCGCCGCAGCCGCGACCGGCCCACCTGCTCTGTCCGTCCGACCTGGACAGGTGCCCCCGAACCGTACGGCGCGGTCGCCGGGTCGCCGCTGAGCACGGGACGCTCGGCGGTGTCGCCCTGGCGCGGCTCGTCGTGGTGGTCGTCATGGTGGTCGCCGTGGTGGTCGTCGTGGTGGTCGCCGCGGCCCGTGCCGTGATCGCGCTCGTCGTCGCGGCGGTAGTGCTGCCACAGCCGCGCCTCCTCGGCCTCGTCGAGGTGCCCCTCGTCGAGGTCGATGGAGGGGGCGCCCTTGACCTGGTCCTTCGTGAACGGGACGGTGAGCCGCCCGTCCTCCAGGGTGGCGTCGGCGATGGGCACGAAGGACTCCCTCCTGCCGAACAGACCGGTGTGCACGGTGACGAAGGCCGGGCGGTCGGTGCGGTCGTCGAGGAACACCTGGCCCACCTTCCCCAGCTTCTCGCCGTCGTGGGTGTAGGCGGTGGTGCCGAGCGCTTCACGCGCCTGCGTCTCGTCGAGCATGTGGACCTCCTCGTCGCATCTCCCCGTCGCTCCCCCGGGTACCCGGGCGGGCCCGCCGTACCGGGTCGTGGCCGGAAGCGGCAACCGCGGAACGCCCGGCGGTGAACATCCCCGCGGCGGGTACCGGCGCCCCCGTCCCCATCCTCGAGGAGGCCGTCGTGGCACGTGAGCACAGCAACCACCGTCAGCACGCTGCGTCGGCCGGCGGAGCCAGCAGCCTCGACGCGGTCGAGGAGCGCCGGCGCCGCAGCGTCGACGACACGACCGCTCGCGAGCGGTTCGCCGGGCTCAACCCCGGCGCCTGCTTCTTCGGCTGGATCGTCGCGATCGGCGTCGCCGTCCTGCTCACCAGCATCGCCGGTGCCGTGGTCGCGGCGGTCGGTTCGACGACCGGTGTCACGCAGAGCGAGGCCGAGCGCGAGAGCGGCACGATCGGGGTCGCCGCCGCCGTCGTCCTCCTGGTGGTCCTGCTGATCGGCTACTACGCCGGCGGATACGTCGCGGGACGCATGTCCCGCTTCGACGGCGGCCGCCAGGGACTCGGTGTGTGGGTGATCGGGCTCGTCGTCACGATCATCGCCGTGGCAGCCGGCGCCGTGTTCGGCGCGCAGTACAACATCCTGGACCGCGTCCAGCTCCCGCGCGTCCCGGTCGCGACCGAGGACATCAGCCTCGGAGCGGTCGTGACCGCGCTCGCGGTCGTCGTCGGCACGCTCCTCGCCGCGTTCCTCGGCGGCAAGGTCGGGCACCGCTACCACGACCGCGTCGACCGCGCCGTGGTCCGCGGCTGAGTGACGCCTCCCCCTCCGCCGGTCCCCGGACGGCGGACCCGGGCCGGCGTGTGTTGATGGATCCGCTCCCCTCCGAGTCCGCTCGCCTGGCCGCCACCGAGCGCTGGTTCGCGACGCACGGCCTGCCGTACTTCGTCGCGTCGGGGCGGGCCCGGGCGCGCAGGGCACTGCGGCTCACCCGCGTCGTACCACGCCTGGCGCTCGTCGTCGCCGCCGCCGCCCTGGTGGGCGTCGCGCTGGCGTGGCTCGGCTCCGACAACGCCCTCGCACCGGCGACCGTGCTCACCGCCGCGGGGGCGGCCGCCGCGACGTACGCCGTGGTCGCCCTCGGGGCGCGACCCGTGGTGACCTGGGCCGTGGGGCGGACGTTCGGGAGCCTGCGTCAACTGCTGCCGACCGTGACCCGCGCCCTGCCGCTGCTGCTCGTGTTCGTCACGTTCCTCTTCATCAACGCCGAGGTGTGGCAGATGGCGGCGAGCCTGCCCACCGGCTTCCTGTGGCTGACGGTGCTGCTCTTCGGGGCGATGGCGGTCGCGTTCCTGCTCGTCCGCCTGCCCGAGGAGGTCGACCGCGTCGACGACCACGTCGACGAGGCACTGCTCCTGCAGGCGTGCCGGGGCACGCCGCTCGAGGGCGACGCGCAGCGGCTCGTGGAGGACGACGGGCCGCCGCCGACGCGTCACACGGAGCTGACGCGGTTCGAGCGCTGGAACCTGCTGCTCGTGCTCCTGGTCGTCCAGGGCGTGCAGGTGCTCGTCGTCGCCGCCACCGTCTTCGCCTTCTTCGTGCTGTTCGGCGTGCTGACCATGCGCCCGGAGGTGGCCGAGGCGTGGACGGCCGACCCGGTGACCTCCGTGCCCGGCCTGCCCGGGCTGAGCGCGGAGCTGCTCGCCGTCTCGGTGTTCCTCGCCGCGTTCTCCGGGCTCTACTTCACCGTCGTCGCCGTCACCGACGACACCTTCCGCGGCCAGTTCTTCTCCGGGGTGCTCGGCGAGCTCGAGCAGGCCATCGGCGTGCGGGCGGTCTACGTCGAGCTGCTCGAGCGGCGGGAGGCCGAGCGGGCGGGCGCACCCGACCCCGGCCTCGACGGCCAGGCGTAGACGAGGCGGCGCCCGCGGTTCACCCGAGGTCGATCCCCATCTCGGTCAGGGTCCTCTGCGCGATGCGGAACGCGGTGTTGGCATCCGGTACGCCGCAGTAGATCGCCGTCTGCAGGAAGAGCTCCTCCAGCTCGTCCACGGTGACGCCGTTGCCGATCGCGGCGCGCACGTGCATCGCCAGCTCCTCGTGGTGGCCGCGGGCGACGAGCGCGGTCAGGGTGATGAGCGACCGGGCGTGCCGGGCGAGGCCGGGACGGGTCCAGATCCCGCCCCACGCGTACTGCGTGATGAAGTCCTGGAACCCCTCCGTGAACCCCGTCGCCGCGGCGGAGGCCCGGTCGACGTGCGCCTCCCCGAGCACGGCCCGCCGCACCGTCATCCCGGCGGCGCGCTGCTCCTCGACCGTCGCCGACGACGGCACCCCCCGCCGGTCCGTCGGAGTGCCGGTCGTGCCGTGGTGCGCCCGGAGGAACGGAACCAGGGCGGCGGCCACCCGAGCGGGGGCCTCGGCCGGCGCCAGGTGGGCGACGTCGTCGAGGACCAAGAGCCGCCCGTCGGGGACCCCGTCGGCGATCGTCGCGAGGTCGGCGGGCGGGGTGACCTGGTCGGCGGCCCCGGCGATCGCCAGGACCGGCGGGGAGATCTCGGCGAGGCGGTCGCGCACGTCGAAGGCGGCGAGAGCGGTGCAGGTCTGCGCGTAGCCGACCGCGCCGGTCGCCGCGAGCGCGTCGAGCAGCAGCCCGGCCCGTGCGGGGTCCCGGTCGACGAACCCCGGGGCGAACCAGCGCTGCCGCGACCCGTCGACGACGCCCGTCGTGCCGGACGCCCGCACGAGGGCGGCCCGCTCGTGCCAGCCCGTGCCGTCGCCGATCCGCGCGCCGCTGCAGAGCAGGGCGGCAGCGGCGACTCGCTCGGGCGCGTCGAGCAGGAGCCGGAGGCCGACGGCGCCCCCGACGGACACGCCCGCGTAGAGCACGCGCTCACCGCTCCGCCCCTCGGGGGCGAGCGCCGCGTCGAGCGCCGTCAGCACACCCGCTGCCAGCTCGCCCAGGTCGAACGGCTCCGACGGCTCGGGGCTGGCGCCGTGGCCCGGCAGGTCCCAGGCGAGGACGCGGTGGTCGATCGTGAGGCCCACGGCCGTCGTCTCCCACAAGGCGGTCGCCGTCGTCCCCAGCGAGGGGCCGAGCAGCAGCACGGGTCCGCGGCCGCCGAGGTCGACGGTGCGGATGTCGGGAACGCTCACGGGTGTCTCCTGGTCTCGGTGCGGAGGCGGTCGACCCGCTCGACGACGCGCCGGACGATCCCGTCCGCCGCACCGAGGTACGTCGACGGATCAGGCTCCTCGGTCGCGGCGGCGCCGGCGACCGCGCGCACGGCGTCGCGCTCGGCCAGGAGACCCCCGGTGGCCGCGGCGTGCGCCGCCCGCTCCCCCATCACGTCGGCGTGCACCCGGAGCCCGGCCACGAGCTCGGCGGTCTGGTCGACGGCGACGACGCTGCGGCGCCCGAGGTCACGCAGGGTGGCCCACTCGGCGTGCCAGGACCCGGTCGGCCGCTCGTCGTCGGCGAGCGCCGCGGCGGCGTGCAGGGTCGCGACGAGCCCGGGCGTGGTGATCGCGGCACGGCGCACGAGCACCGACAGCACCGGGTTCTGCTTCTGGGGCATCGTCGAGGAGCCGCCGCGGTCGTCGTCGACCGGTTCGCCGAGCTCCGCGATCTCCGGCCGCGTCAGGGTGAGCACGTCGGCGGCGATCCGACCGCAGGCCTGGGTCGCGAGGCCCAGTGCATCCCCGGCACGGGTTATCGGGGTGCGGTCGGTGTGCCAGGGGACGGCGCGGGCGAGCCCGAGGGCATCGGCCAGGGCGTCCGTGATCGCGAGCGGGTCGACCGCCGTGCCCGAGCTCCCGGCCGCGAGGGACGTCAGCTCGGCGAGGGCCGACAACGTGCCCGCGGCGCCGCCGGCCTGCACGGGCAGGAGGGCGCGGGCGCGATGCACCTCCTCGGCGGCGCCGAGGATGCCCTGGAGCCACCCGGCCGCCTTCAGGCCGAACGTCGTGGGCACCGCGTGCTGGGTGAGCGTGCGCCCGACCATCACCGTCGCGGCATGCGCGCGCACCAGCTCGGCGAGCGCGTCGACGGAGCGACGGAGATCGGCCCCGACGCGGTCGAGCGCTTCCACCAGCACCAGGACCAGGGCGGTGTCGACCACGTCCTGGCTGGTCAGCCCGCGGTGCAGCCAGGTCGCCGCGTCGACCGCGCCGGCGGCGCGCAGACGCTCGCGCAGCAACCGGACCAGCCCGATCACCGGGTTGCCGCCCCCCTCGGCGCCGAGCGCCAGGTCGACCGCGTCGGCGGCGGCCGCCGCGGGGAGCTCCGCCGCCGCCGAGGCCGGCGCCACCCCGGCCGTCACGAGGCCGTCCAGCCAGGCCTGCTCGACCCGCACCATCGACCCGAGCAGCCGGGTGTCGCTCAGGAGGTCGCCGGCGCGCTCGTCGCCGGGCCAGAACAGGTCGGGCACCCGGTCAGTCCCTCCCGGCCGACCGACGACGGCCGTCGAAGGCGAGGAAGACGGTCTCGTCGTCGCCCTGCAGGCGCACGTCGAAGACGTACCCCTGCTCGTCGGCCGTCGCGACCAGCGTCGCCCGCCGCTCGGCGGGCAGCGAGGCCAGGAGGCGGTCGGTGTCCAGCGCCGTTGCGTCGACGCCGGGCGAGCCGGCGGGGAGGTACGCCCGGGTGAAGAGCCGGTCGAGCTGTCCGCGCGCGAAGACCGTCACGGCGAAGAACGGCGCCGCCCCCGGCCGGGTCGGCCCCGGGGCGAGGGTCGAGAAGGAGTAGACGCCGCGGCGGTCCGTCGAGGCACGACCGAAGCCGGTGAAGGTGAAGCCGTCGCGGTGCAGGCTGCCCTCGGCCCGCGGGACCGCACCGCTCGGGTCGGCCTGCCAGATCTCCAGCAGCGCGTCCGGCACCGGCGTACCGGCGCCGTCGGTCACGCGGCCGTGCAGGCGGATCGCGCCCGGAGCCCCCGGGGGCACGAGGTCGCGGTCACCGGCATACGGCAGCGCGTAGTGGAAGAAGGGTCCGACGGTCTGGCCGGGCGTCGGTGCTGCGGGGTGCGTGGGGTGTGCGGCGGAGGTCATCGGTCGTCCTCTCTCAGAGGTGCTCGACGTCGGACTCGCGCACGGTGCGGTGGGAGCCGGTGAGCACGATGTCCCACCGGTAGCCCGTCGCCCACTCGTGCGTGGTCACGCTGTGGTCGTAGGTCGCGACGAGCCGGTCGCGCGCCGCGGGATCGACGATGGACTGGTAGATCGGGTCGAGGTCGAACAGCGGATCGCCCGGGAAGTACATCTGCGTGACGAGGCGCTGGGTGAACTCCGTGCCGAACAGGCTGAAGTGGACGTGCGCGGGCCGCCAGGCGTTGCGGTGGTTCC
This Nocardioides alkalitolerans DNA region includes the following protein-coding sequences:
- a CDS encoding TetR family transcriptional regulator C-terminal domain-containing protein, which codes for MAGETATQEERSQAARRTLIAAAIDILAEEGYRRLTFTRIQEVAGLSRGLVAYHFGTKVALVEGVIAVIREQYHDQAQHDPSRTGYDEVRGMVRTYLDRFRADPRPAKVMLVLGTDSIGEPGPVTDAVRETYQSFRDDLARFLERGLADGSIRAGIDPGAHAIVIEAFLRGIVLQYLVDPTRVDLDAVTAAAYQTVDALAGPAGG
- a CDS encoding PRC-barrel domain-containing protein, with translation MLDETQAREALGTTAYTHDGEKLGKVGQVFLDDRTDRPAFVTVHTGLFGRRESFVPIADATLEDGRLTVPFTKDQVKGAPSIDLDEGHLDEAEEARLWQHYRRDDERDHGTGRGDHHDDHHGDHHDDHHDEPRQGDTAERPVLSGDPATAPYGSGAPVQVGRTEQVGRSRLRRFITTEYETRTVPVRKERVVIETDLADTDPEGPRAV
- the pcaC gene encoding 4-carboxymuconolactone decarboxylase — translated: MSVPDIRTVDLGGRGPVLLLGPSLGTTATALWETTAVGLTIDHRVLAWDLPGHGASPEPSEPFDLGELAAGVLTALDAALAPEGRSGERVLYAGVSVGGAVGLRLLLDAPERVAAAALLCSGARIGDGTGWHERAALVRASGTTGVVDGSRQRWFAPGFVDRDPARAGLLLDALAATGAVGYAQTCTALAAFDVRDRLAEISPPVLAIAGAADQVTPPADLATIADGVPDGRLLVLDDVAHLAPAEAPARVAAALVPFLRAHHGTTGTPTDRRGVPSSATVEEQRAAGMTVRRAVLGEAHVDRASAAATGFTEGFQDFITQYAWGGIWTRPGLARHARSLITLTALVARGHHEELAMHVRAAIGNGVTVDELEELFLQTAIYCGVPDANTAFRIAQRTLTEMGIDLG
- a CDS encoding lyase family protein gives rise to the protein MPDLFWPGDERAGDLLSDTRLLGSMVRVEQAWLDGLVTAGVAPASAAAELPAAAAADAVDLALGAEGGGNPVIGLVRLLRERLRAAGAVDAATWLHRGLTSQDVVDTALVLVLVEALDRVGADLRRSVDALAELVRAHAATVMVGRTLTQHAVPTTFGLKAAGWLQGILGAAEEVHRARALLPVQAGGAAGTLSALAELTSLAAGSSGTAVDPLAITDALADALGLARAVPWHTDRTPITRAGDALGLATQACGRIAADVLTLTRPEIAELGEPVDDDRGGSSTMPQKQNPVLSVLVRRAAITTPGLVATLHAAAALADDERPTGSWHAEWATLRDLGRRSVVAVDQTAELVAGLRVHADVMGERAAHAAATGGLLAERDAVRAVAGAAATEEPDPSTYLGAADGIVRRVVERVDRLRTETRRHP
- the pcaG gene encoding protocatechuate 3,4-dioxygenase subunit alpha; translation: MTSAAHPTHPAAPTPGQTVGPFFHYALPYAGDRDLVPPGAPGAIRLHGRVTDGAGTPVPDALLEIWQADPSGAVPRAEGSLHRDGFTFTGFGRASTDRRGVYSFSTLAPGPTRPGAAPFFAVTVFARGQLDRLFTRAYLPAGSPGVDATALDTDRLLASLPAERRATLVATADEQGYVFDVRLQGDDETVFLAFDGRRRSAGRD